ATTGATCAAGATGAGGAGACGTTATCTATCCTAGTCGAAGATAACGGTGTTGGTATGTCTGATGAAGTGATTTCGCGTATCTTCGCAAATGGTTTTACCACAAAGAGAAATGAAAACCATGGCATAGGCCTTTATTTAATTCAAGACATTGTCAAAAAGTTAGATGGTACAATTGATGTAACAAGTTCCCCAGGTGAAGGGACAAGTGTGTTTGTTACGTTTTATTTATAAAAGGGGATGAATGATATGCAACCGATTCAAGTGCTATTAGTCGAAGATGATCCAATGGTTCGACAAGTGAATCGTCAATTTATCGAACAGGTAGCTGGATATCATTTAATTGGTACAGCCAAGAATGGTGTGGAAGGTATTCAACAAATTAAACAGCTAAAACCAGATCTTGTCTTTATGGATATTTTCATGCCAGAACAAGACGGTATCGAGACGTTAAAAAAGATTCGAGAGAAAGGTCTTAAAGTCGATGTGATTGCTGTAACCGCAGCAAATGATATCAAAACCATTCAGAAAATGCTCCAACTTGGTGTATTTGATTACATTATGAAGCCATTTTCATTTGATCGTATGAAGCATACATTACAAAATTATCGACACTTTAAAGCAAAGATCGATGAAAAGAATGAGATGACTCAAAGTGAGCTCGATACGCTTTTACACAAACAAAAAAGCTCACCTCAAAATTCAGATGACCATTTACCAAAAGGTCTGAATGCTGCAACACTTGAGAAAATTGTTTCATTTATCGGTACGCAAGAGGCATCCGTTTCTGCTGAGGAAGTGGCAAATGGTGTTGGCCTTGCTCGCGTAACTGCTCGTCGTTATTTAGATTACCTTGAAAAACAAAATAAGGTAAAAATAGATATTCAGTATGGAGGCGTCGGAAGACCTGTTAATCAGTATCGATTGATTCATTAGTAGAAGTTAAGAGAAATTGGAAATGGAGATGAAATGATGCGAGAAGTGAAGGTTGTTCCTTACAATGAAAAATGGCCAGAAATGTTTGATGCAGAAGCGGAGAATTTACGAAAGTTATTACAAGAGGAGATCATTGAAGTTTACCATATTGGTAGTACAGCAATACCTGATATGCCAGCAAAACCAATTATTGATGTTCTTGTGGAAGTAAAGAACATTCATCGGATTGATGATTTCACGGAGCGGCTTGCTGTAAATGGATATAGAGCCTTTGGTGAGAATGGAATACCAGGTAGACGTTTTTTTATTAAAGGAACATTATCAAATCGTACACATCATATTCATATGTTCCAAACTGGAGATCATGAAATTGATAGACATTTAGCCTTTCGTGATTTTCTTATCGCAAATCATCATGAAGCACTACAATATGGTGCTTTAAAGAAAAAATTAGCACAAGAAAATCCGGTTGATATCGAGAAGTACATACAAGGAAAACATGATTTTATCCAAACAATCGATAAAATGGCCGCTGAATGGAAAAAATTCGTTTAGGGTACCTTTAGTATTATTTGTTAACCTAATTGCTCTATGGCTATAGTTACAATTTAACTGATAAAAGCAACCATATTTTCCGGTTGCTTTTATTGTTGCCGAAAAATTCAAATATTTTTGTGCTTTAAATGTTTTTAAAGCATATAAATAGGGAATAGTGTGTTGTAGAAACAAAGGACAGGGGGGTTCGCAATTGATATTTGTTTTTATCACACTTATTTTATCTTTAGCCTTGATCCCATTAGTATTAATCGATATGAGAATCAAGGTATCAGAAACGCAGTTTGATTTAGCAATTCGTTCATTGGAATTACCAGACGAAACACAAACAGGCAAAGCACAAAAACATATGAATACTAAACAACGATTATCTCAACTGAAATTATTAAACTGGAATATAATTCAAACAAAATTAAACCGTAAATATCTAACAACAGTAAAAAAAATACTTATTGGCGGATATTCATTCATTTTAGAAAATAGCAGTTCAGTAAAGCGTAAAATGGTAGAAACGTGGAACAAAATGCAACATATAAGCAAATCAAAAAAAGCTCGGCAAAATCATAACACAAACAATCAAACAACTCGTTCGGCAAAACGCTAAAAACTTCAGTGATCAAGGCTGAAGTTTTTTTATGCGTAAAATTTGTGGATTTCTTAGAAAAAATCTCAAATATCTCACTATTTAAAGTATACTTATTGAGTGAAACGTAACTTCCTAGAATTTATATTATGTAAACTAAAAAGAATTTAAAAAAAGAGTTTGTTCCCTATACTCAAAAATGTTAAATCAAATCTTCAGTTTTATATATTAATGAAATGAGTACTTAACTCAATAATAATATCATTAACTCTTAAATTGTGTTTCTTGGCAAATTCTTTGACTTGTTCTAGCAGTATTTTATTGTATGTTGTTTTAAATTGAATTCGATCTTTGGTTCTTATTCCTTTATTATTTAATACAATCTGTTGTTGGCTAAGTAAATTTTTCAATCCATTTTCAATTATAAAATTTAAATGAACATCCTTTTCTGCACCTATTATTTTTAAGTGATCAAGAATTGATCGTTAATCAAATTACACAAACGTATGTTCTGATATTCAAGAAAAGAGCATTTTTTTCAAATTATAATGCAAAAGTAAAATGAAAATGGAAGAATAATGTAATATTAGTTGTTTAATCATAAAAAACAGTACAAATTTGTACTGTTTTTAAATAGTATGGTTTGTAATTTTCTAAAACTGATAAATATCCCGTTTTACATAAAAGCCCCACCATCTACAACGATCACTTAACTTGATATGTAGCATTCATTTTGTGAAACTAAATAACGAAAACAGCTGAAGCAATTTCAAAGGTTTACCCATGCGATCATGGAATTGATGGTTTGTGTCATATGGTACACCTTTTGTAATACCTGTTTTAGTTGCGCCTGGAGCAATTGAAGGACTTAAATAAATTATAGAACATTTGTTCTGTCGTGCTAAATGAAGCATTTTCAATAGATAATAATTAATTAAGAATAATATAAAAATGCTTAAAATAAAGTAAAAAGATTTATTTTTATTAAAAATGCTATTTTTTAATCGATAGAACAAATGTTCTATTTATATATTTCCCCTATTTTACTCAAATAATATATAATAGGTTCATCCACTTAGAAAGGTTGAGAATTATGTCAAATGTTGAAAAAATGATTAATCATGCGCTTGAATTAAGACGTGCAGGACAATATGATCAAGCTTTAAATATGTATACAGCTGCCATTCAAGTTGAACCGTCTAATAGTAATTTATATCGAGGTATTGGAAAAATTGCTTATCTTATGGGAGAAAGTAAACTTGCTGTATCTGCTTATCTCGCTGCGCTACATATTGAAATTGCCAAAATTGAACATTTTGGTTTAAACGAAGATACACAAAAAATGTATGATCAATTACCAGAAGCGCTTACAAATGATCTACCTGTAAAAGGTGCTTTTATCCTTTATTATGATACCAACACTTTAAGACACTTAGCACATGCAATTGCTGATTTTGACGAAAATGCATTAAGTCAAGAGCCTGAATTAGTCGCATATAAAGAAATTTACACAGCACATCTTAAAGGTGATCAGGATCTAGCAGAGATTTTAGCCATTTATAATCGTGATGAAGACGATTATACACATCAAGAATCCACTTTCTATATTCAAATCGGAAAGGAACTTGCACTTGCATGGATTAAATGGGATCACCTCGCAAGTTTAGATGTAGGGCATTTGTATTTTTAAAGATCGTATAATATAAATTAAAGTCTTAAGAATGCATTTAGAGTTATAGCAAAACAAAATTATTTGCTATAACTTTTTTGTTCTCACGATCATTTTACAATTTACTTCTAAAAATACTGTATTAGAATTTACATGTGATTGTCGTTTTATTTTATCAACTAACTTTTATTTATGATGATCTTACAGAACATTTAGTGAGTTATAATCTGTTATTCGTCAATTGTTATTGGATGACTTCTGGTGTATCGGGGATTTTAATCGGAGCATATATAAGACGAAAATGTCGCTCACTTTTTTAACTAAGGATGAAAGTGCTCCCTATCTCCGAACTGATGTTTAATTTTAGTTTACATAATTATATTATGTAATGGCAGATATTAAATATAATCGGAAAATAAAAAGCGTATGGGAAATTCCGCATACGCTTCTCTTGCACAAGTGAATTATGCTATTCACTTGTGCTTATAAGTTTTCTCGATTTAGCATTATAAATCTTATATCCTACTCCAAACTCGATCCTTTGTAACAGTAACCTCACAATAATATGGAACCGTCCTACCATAGGCATCCAGTTCAGGGATATCCCTGAAATCAAATTCTTCATCTGTATCCTTCATTTCAAACGATGCTTCACTGGAACGCCCAAATGAACTTATTTCAATAACGCAATTTCCTTTTACAACATCATATTCTTTAAAGATCATATATTTAAGGCTTGGGATGGTGATTACTAATAATAATCCACCTGATCCTCATGCAAGAACCGCTTTAAATGTATCGGAAAATGTAAATTCTTTTTCGATATACATGAAATAAACAAAAAAATACTGATAAATAATAATATCAAACCTATTGCTAATAAACGATAATACATTTATATCCTCATCTTTATATCTAACCGTATTTCCTTATATTAAGATGCCGTTTTTTGGTATCATTATTTTAATGCTAAACTAGGCCATGTTTGTTTTTCTTATGTTCTATTTACTTCCCTTAGTTCATTAAACCATCGATAGTCCACCATTTACAGAAAGAGTTTGGCCTGTTATATATTCGGCTTCGTCGGATGCTAAGAAAGCTACTGCATTTGCAATATCTGATGGTTTGGCTAATCGTCTAAATGGAATCGCTTTTACTAACGCAGTTGCAATCCCTTCGTTGTACTCCCCGATTTCTTTAAATAATGGAGTATCAGCAGGTCCTGGTGCAATGCTGTTAATATTGATTTTATGACGTGCCATTTCACGTGCCAGCGTTTTCGTAAAAGCAATAACTCCGCCTTTTGCTGCAGAATACACCGCTTCCCCACTTGATCCTACTCGACCAGAATCAGATGCGATATTGACTACTTTGCCATATCCATTTTCAATCATAAGTGGCAAGATCGTTTTACATGTATGAATTTGTCCCATCAGATTAATAGATAAAATAAGTTCCCATGTTGAAGGTTCACTTTTCAAAAATGGCTCAATTTTATCCCAACCAGCATTATTGATTAACACATCAATTTTCCCAAGATGCTTTACCGTATTTTGTACGGCCGCTTCTACACTTTCTAATTTCGTCACATCACATAGAACTGCTTCTGCTGTCCCACCAAGTTCCTTAATTTGTGAAACTGTCTCAGTGGCATTTTCCAGATGAACATCTGTCACAGCCACTGATAAGCCATTTTGAGCTAACTTTAAAGCAATTTCTCGTCCAATTCCTCTACCCGCACCCGTAACAAATGCTACTCTTTTTGTCATATAGAATAACCTCCAATGATTTCTCTTAATTTAAACTTTTGAATTTTACCACTTGGTGTTCGAGGAAATTCCTCAAATAATTCTAACCGCTCTGGCCAATATTGTTTAGCAACACCTTTTTCTTCTAAAAATTGTTGCATTTCTTCAAAAGTCAATTCGGGAGCATTAGGTTTTAAACAAATACAAGCACATGCTTTTTCTTGTAATCGCGGATCTGGCATAGCAACGACTTGAGCCGCAAAAATATCAGGATGCTCATATAAAACATTCTCAATATAAGCTACTGGAATGTTCTCACCGCCACGCAAAATAATATCTTTATTTCGACCGGTAATTCTGATATAACCATCTTCATCCATAATTGCACGATCTCCAGTGATAAACCAATCGCCATGATATTCAGCACGAGTTTCTTCAATTTGCTTATAATACCCAACAAATAGAGCCGGGCCTTTAACAAGTAAATTTCCTTCTGTATTAGGACTGACTTCATCGAAATAGGCATCAACTACTTTTACAAACATATGAGGGAAGGGTGCACCATCTGTACCTGTTAGCTTCTCTTCAGCATCGTGTAACTTCGTTAACGTGACAAGACCATTTTCAGTTTGTCCCCATCCAGATAGAATGTTAAACTTTACAAGGTTTGCTGCTTCTTTGACAAGAATCCTAGGAATCGGTGCCCCAAGAGCCACAAATGCGCGTAGTGAATCCAAATTATACTTTTTAATATGTGGACACTGAATGGTATCTTGTAAAAATGGTGTAGCTCCTGCTGTATAGGTAATTTTTTCTTTTTCTACAAGTTGTAAAAACTCTTCCGGATTCCAAACATCCTGATATACTGCTGTCCCGCCGTGATGAGTCGGAAGTCGTACACCATAACCAAAACCAGTTTGATGCGCGAAAGTAGAAGCCATGAACATGACATCATCACTTGTTAGTTGTAAATGATCAATCCAATAATCTGTAGATACACATAAAGTATTATGTGTATGCATAACACCCTTTGGTTTACCTGTGGTACCAGATGTAAAGATAATTTCCGTAACATCATTTGGATCAAGTTCAATTTCATCTAGCTCTGCAACATTTCGTTTTTCTTCCCAAGGCGTATCAAATAAATAGCTAATTGGTTTCATCGAATCTGGCACATTTTCTCCAATCACAAATACATGTTGTAAAAATGGCCATTGATGTCTTAAATCAGAAACCATTTTTGTATAATCAAAATTTCTAAATTCGTCTGGAATGACGATCATTTTCGATTCAACGAGTCCAACCATATACGAAATTTCGCGTTCTCGATAAATTGGGATCAGAGGGTTAGTGATGGCTCCTATTCGAGTAATGGCATAATGCAGAATGATAAATTCATTCCAATTTGGTAATTGTATCGAAACAACATCATTCTTTTGAATACCAAGTTCTAATAAACCGAGGGCAACACGATCTACTATTTTGCCGAGTTCTGCATAGGTATAACGCGTGTTTTTATCAATGATGGCAACTTTATTTGGATGTTTTTCAATGGCTTCTTGGAGGTAATTTAAAATCGTCTTTTGAGGCCAAATGGTCTGATTTTCTGCAATATACGATTCTTTTAGAGCCAAATCAATTTTCATAGTGCTCCCCCTCGTTTACTCGAAACTTTTTAAAGTTAACAGGACGTTTTTCAAGAAATGCCTCTTTTCCTTCATACGATTCTTTTGTGTTATAAAACATAGCAAGGCTTCCCATCGATAACTGAGAAATACCTTGGATGCTCGCACTATCCGCATTAAATGAATACTTTAGCATTTTAATAGCAGTTGGGCTTTTCTCAAGAATTTTACGAGCCCATTCTTCAGCGGCATTTTGCAACTCATCAGCTGGGACTACTTTATTGACTAAGCCCATCTCTTTGCATTCCTGTGCAGTGTATTGCTCACATAAATACCAAATTTCACGTGCTTTCTTTTCGCCAACAATTCTTGCTAAATAGGCAGAACCAAAACCTGCATCATAACTTCCGACTTTTGGACCGCTTTGCCCAAATTTTGCTGTATCTGCAGCAATCGTTAAATCACATATAACATGTAAGACGTGCCCCCCACCAATTGCAAAGCCATTTACTGCAGCAATAACAGGTTTAGGAATATTACGGATGGTTTGATGAAGCGATTCAATTTCTAAACCAATTCCACCTCCTAAACCTCCATTGTAGTTATAGCCACCCTCAGAACTTTTCTGTTTTTGGTCACCGCCTACGCAAAATGCCTTCTCTCCAGCACCTGTTAGAATAACTGCTCCGATCCGATTATCATCCCAAGCATCTCGAAACGCCCATATTAGCTCTTGAATAGTTTGAGCACGAAAAGCATTATAAACTTGTGGACGGTTAATAGTGATTTTGGCAATTCCATCTATTTTGTCATATAAAATATCTGTTAACTGTGTGATGTCACCATTTGTAAGAACATAATTTGTTGCTTGACTCATGCATAACTCCCCCTTTTAATAACAACGATATTCTTTGCCTATAATCTCTTTTGCAATGACCATTTGATTTGCTTGTGCTGTTCCATCTCCTATTTCTAGTCCAATGACATCACGTAAACGTTGCTCTAATGGCATTTCCTTTGTGTAGCCATAATGACCATTTAACAATAGACATTCATGAATAGCGTCCACACTATATTTAGGTCCTAACCATTTGACGGTCGATGAAACTCTCGAATGATTAAATCCATGATCACGCAACCATAACCCGCGATAAGCTTGCCATTTAATCAACTCTAATTGGGTATGATGTGTCACAATCGGAAAGGCAACTCCTTGATAAGTAGCAAGTGGTTTTCCAAAAGAATGACGTATTTTTACATGTTCAATCGTTTCCTCAATACTTTGCATAGCTGCACCAACACACTGTAGTCCAATAAGTAATCGGCTTAAATCGAAGCCATTCATCACTTGGGAAAAACCTTTATTTTCCTCACCAACAAGATATGAAGCAGGTATTTTTACATCATGCATATAAATCGAACCACGTCCAACTGGAATATTTCCCATATCTTCGTAACCTTTTGTAGATAAACCATCTAAGTTAGAAGGAACGAGAAAGGCACTAATACCACGGTTACCTTTGGATGGGTCTGTTTTTGCAAAAATGAGGAAAGCATCGCCACAAGTTGCTACGCTGATTCCGGATTTTTCCCCATTTAGAATATAATAATCTCCGTTTCTTACAGCAGTAGAAGTGATACCTCCAGCATCCGTTCCTGCAGAGGGCTCAGTAATTGCAATTCCTACGATTTTCTCGCCACTTGCAATTTGTGGTAAGCATTCATTCTTTATATATGAATTTGCATGTTGTGCCAAAATTTCACCAACAAGTCCATTTAACATAACAGCATATGTTAAGTTGAAATCGCCTCTTCCAATCTCTTCCGCTGCAATTCCAGTTGTTACACAATCTGCACCGCTTCCACCGTATTCTTCTGGAATCCGTAAACCATTTACACCTAACTCCCCAAGTTTCCTCCAAAGGTGCCGAGGGGTTATATTTTCTCGATCCCATTTTGTATAGTTTGGAAGTAATTCTTCCTTTGCGAAATCTTGTAGAATTTTACGAAACTGTTGTTGTTCATCTGTAAATGAGAAATCTACCATCTAGTTACCTCCTATTCACGACGATTATTGGCAATTTTCGATAATGGTGGTAATCCCTTGTCCACCACCAATGCATAATGTCACTAAACCATACCGTGCTTCTTGGCGTTGTAATTCATAGATCAATTTCGTCATTAAAATAGCCCCAGTAGCACCAATTGGATGACCAAGAGCAATTGCTCCACCATTTACGTTTACTTTATCTAGATCCATTTCTGCTTCTTGAATGACTGCCAATGCTTGAGCCGCAAATGCCTCATTCAACTCAATCACATCGATATCTGCAAGTTGTAAACCCGCTTGTTTCAAAGCTTTTTTAGTAGCAGGAACTGGCCCTATTCCCATGTACTGTGGAGATACACCAGCAACTGCTTGAGCAAGAATTTTTGCTTTTGGTTTCAAATCATAATGCTCTAGTTTTTCTTGTGACATTAGTAAAATCGCAGCTGCTCCGTCATTTCTTCCACTGGCATTTCCTGCAGTCACAGTCCCATTTTCTTTAAAAACAGGTTTTAAAGCCGCTAACTGTTCAATAGAAGTTTGACGTGGATGTTCATCTTCAGAAAAAATAGTAGGTGTATTTCTCGTAGCTATTTCATAAGGAATAATTTGATCTGAAAATCGACCTTCTTTTATGGCTTGACGTGCAAGCTCTTGACTTCTTAATGCAAAGTAATCCTGTGCTGTTCTAGAAATCTTATATTTTTCCGCTAGATTTTCTGCTGTATATCCCATCGTAAAACTTCCATACAGATCTTGTGGTTGAGAACACAGTTGACTTTCAGTATTTGGATCCACTAACTCCGCATTCCCAACATTGTAACCATACCTTGCCCCGCGCAAATAATAAGGGGAAGAGCTTAAGCTTTCAGTCCCTCCAGCAATTACAACGTCTTGTAAGCCCAGGGCAATTTGCTGAGCACCATTATGAATTGCTTGAAGCCCGGAACCACATTGACGATGGACTGTGTAAGCTGTCGTTTGTTCTGGAATTTGTGCACGTAAGGCAGCCACGCGAGCGATATTTGCTGCATCTGCACTCTGACGCGCCTGCCCTAAAATGATTTCATCCACTTCAATTGATTGATTGATTTTTGAAAGCAATCCACGAATCACTTTTTCTGCGAGAAAATCAGGCTTTTCGTGTTTTAGTGTGCCGCCCATTTTACCAATGGCTGTACGAACACAATCGACAATATAAACATCTCTCAACTCCATCACACCTTTGCTTCGTATTCACGACTTAGTTCTGAGGCAATAATATTCCGTTGAATTTCAGACGTTCCTTCATAAATGCGGGTAATACGGGCATCACGGAAAAAACGTTCGATTGGATAATCCTTCATATAGCCTAGACCACCATGGATTTGCAAAGCTAAATCCGCCACTCTGTTATATACCTCTGAACCATATAATTTCACCATCGCTGCTTCTTTTACAACTCGCTGTCCTTGATCAACTTTCCACGCTACGCTGTAGGTAAAAGAGCGTAAAGTTTCGATTTGTAATGCAATATCTGCTAACATATGTTGAATCACCTGAAATTCAAAGATTGGTTGATTAAATTGAATTCGTTCTTTCGTATGTTGCATCGAATAGTCCAGTAACTTTTCAGATGATCCTAAGCATCTCGCGGCCATTCCAGCGCGACCATTGGCTAGTATTTTCAACGCATTTATATAACCTTCGCCTTCTAGGCCTAAACGATTTTCAATTGGAATTTCAACATCTTCAAAATAGAGTTCAGCAGAATGGGAACCTCTTAAACCAAGTTTTTTCTCTGGTGTACCAATCGAAAAGCCAGGAGTGTCTTTTTCAACAATAAATGATGTAATACCTCGTGCCCCTTTAGTTGGATCAGTGACAGCCATCACGGTGAAAATATGTGCATCATGTGCGTTGGTAATATAATGTTTCATTCCATTTAAAATATATTTATCACCTATCCGCTTTGCTGTGGTTTTAAGATTGGCGGCATTTGAACCTGCATCTGGCTCCGTTAATGCAAATGCACCCAGCCATTCTCCTGTAGCCATTTTGGGTAAATACTTTTTCTTCTGAGCGTCATTTCCGAATTCCACAATTCCAACCGAACCAATACCTACATGACATGAAACTAAAGTGGTATAGCCATTATGCGTTTTTGCAAATTCTTCCAACATTTGGCATTTGCTAACCATATCGAGCCCTAGTCCGCCGTATTCTTCGGGTATACTAATTCCGAAAAAACCTAATTCTTTTGACTTTTCCACGATATGTGAAGGAATTTTGTTTTCTTCTTCAATCTGGTTTGCAAAGGGTTCTACTTGTTCCTTTACAAACTTACGAGCAATGGCTTTTAGTTCTTCCAATTCTTCTGCTACTCGAAAATTCAAAAGCTTCCCTCCTATTTATTTGAAAATTGAGCTGCTCTTTTTTCGATAAAGGCTAGCGTCCCTTCTTTTTTGTCTTCTGTGCCAAATAGCACACTCGATGAAAGTTTTTCAATCCATTGTGCTGTTTGAAGATCAATGTCAAATCCTTTATGCACTACCATTTTTGCAAGCTGTATGGCAAGTGGG
This window of the Rummeliibacillus pycnus genome carries:
- a CDS encoding response regulator, which gives rise to MQPIQVLLVEDDPMVRQVNRQFIEQVAGYHLIGTAKNGVEGIQQIKQLKPDLVFMDIFMPEQDGIETLKKIREKGLKVDVIAVTAANDIKTIQKMLQLGVFDYIMKPFSFDRMKHTLQNYRHFKAKIDEKNEMTQSELDTLLHKQKSSPQNSDDHLPKGLNAATLEKIVSFIGTQEASVSAEEVANGVGLARVTARRYLDYLEKQNKVKIDIQYGGVGRPVNQYRLIH
- a CDS encoding GrpB family protein; protein product: MREVKVVPYNEKWPEMFDAEAENLRKLLQEEIIEVYHIGSTAIPDMPAKPIIDVLVEVKNIHRIDDFTERLAVNGYRAFGENGIPGRRFFIKGTLSNRTHHIHMFQTGDHEIDRHLAFRDFLIANHHEALQYGALKKKLAQENPVDIEKYIQGKHDFIQTIDKMAAEWKKFV
- a CDS encoding tetratricopeptide repeat protein, which codes for MSNVEKMINHALELRRAGQYDQALNMYTAAIQVEPSNSNLYRGIGKIAYLMGESKLAVSAYLAALHIEIAKIEHFGLNEDTQKMYDQLPEALTNDLPVKGAFILYYDTNTLRHLAHAIADFDENALSQEPELVAYKEIYTAHLKGDQDLAEILAIYNRDEDDYTHQESTFYIQIGKELALAWIKWDHLASLDVGHLYF
- a CDS encoding SDR family NAD(P)-dependent oxidoreductase, whose amino-acid sequence is MTKRVAFVTGAGRGIGREIALKLAQNGLSVAVTDVHLENATETVSQIKELGGTAEAVLCDVTKLESVEAAVQNTVKHLGKIDVLINNAGWDKIEPFLKSEPSTWELILSINLMGQIHTCKTILPLMIENGYGKVVNIASDSGRVGSSGEAVYSAAKGGVIAFTKTLAREMARHKININSIAPGPADTPLFKEIGEYNEGIATALVKAIPFRRLAKPSDIANAVAFLASDEAEYITGQTLSVNGGLSMV
- a CDS encoding AMP-binding protein, with translation MKIDLALKESYIAENQTIWPQKTILNYLQEAIEKHPNKVAIIDKNTRYTYAELGKIVDRVALGLLELGIQKNDVVSIQLPNWNEFIILHYAITRIGAITNPLIPIYREREISYMVGLVESKMIVIPDEFRNFDYTKMVSDLRHQWPFLQHVFVIGENVPDSMKPISYLFDTPWEEKRNVAELDEIELDPNDVTEIIFTSGTTGKPKGVMHTHNTLCVSTDYWIDHLQLTSDDVMFMASTFAHQTGFGYGVRLPTHHGGTAVYQDVWNPEEFLQLVEKEKITYTAGATPFLQDTIQCPHIKKYNLDSLRAFVALGAPIPRILVKEAANLVKFNILSGWGQTENGLVTLTKLHDAEEKLTGTDGAPFPHMFVKVVDAYFDEVSPNTEGNLLVKGPALFVGYYKQIEETRAEYHGDWFITGDRAIMDEDGYIRITGRNKDIILRGGENIPVAYIENVLYEHPDIFAAQVVAMPDPRLQEKACACICLKPNAPELTFEEMQQFLEEKGVAKQYWPERLELFEEFPRTPSGKIQKFKLREIIGGYSI
- the menB gene encoding 1,4-dihydroxy-2-naphthoyl-CoA synthase — protein: MSQATNYVLTNGDITQLTDILYDKIDGIAKITINRPQVYNAFRAQTIQELIWAFRDAWDDNRIGAVILTGAGEKAFCVGGDQKQKSSEGGYNYNGGLGGGIGLEIESLHQTIRNIPKPVIAAVNGFAIGGGHVLHVICDLTIAADTAKFGQSGPKVGSYDAGFGSAYLARIVGEKKAREIWYLCEQYTAQECKEMGLVNKVVPADELQNAAEEWARKILEKSPTAIKMLKYSFNADSASIQGISQLSMGSLAMFYNTKESYEGKEAFLEKRPVNFKKFRVNEGEHYEN
- a CDS encoding acyl-CoA dehydrogenase family protein, encoding MVDFSFTDEQQQFRKILQDFAKEELLPNYTKWDRENITPRHLWRKLGELGVNGLRIPEEYGGSGADCVTTGIAAEEIGRGDFNLTYAVMLNGLVGEILAQHANSYIKNECLPQIASGEKIVGIAITEPSAGTDAGGITSTAVRNGDYYILNGEKSGISVATCGDAFLIFAKTDPSKGNRGISAFLVPSNLDGLSTKGYEDMGNIPVGRGSIYMHDVKIPASYLVGEENKGFSQVMNGFDLSRLLIGLQCVGAAMQSIEETIEHVKIRHSFGKPLATYQGVAFPIVTHHTQLELIKWQAYRGLWLRDHGFNHSRVSSTVKWLGPKYSVDAIHECLLLNGHYGYTKEMPLEQRLRDVIGLEIGDGTAQANQMVIAKEIIGKEYRCY
- a CDS encoding thiolase family protein: MRDVYIVDCVRTAIGKMGGTLKHEKPDFLAEKVIRGLLSKINQSIEVDEIILGQARQSADAANIARVAALRAQIPEQTTAYTVHRQCGSGLQAIHNGAQQIALGLQDVVIAGGTESLSSSPYYLRGARYGYNVGNAELVDPNTESQLCSQPQDLYGSFTMGYTAENLAEKYKISRTAQDYFALRSQELARQAIKEGRFSDQIIPYEIATRNTPTIFSEDEHPRQTSIEQLAALKPVFKENGTVTAGNASGRNDGAAAILLMSQEKLEHYDLKPKAKILAQAVAGVSPQYMGIGPVPATKKALKQAGLQLADIDVIELNEAFAAQALAVIQEAEMDLDKVNVNGGAIALGHPIGATGAILMTKLIYELQRQEARYGLVTLCIGGGQGITTIIENCQ
- a CDS encoding acyl-CoA dehydrogenase family protein, translated to MNFRVAEELEELKAIARKFVKEQVEPFANQIEEENKIPSHIVEKSKELGFFGISIPEEYGGLGLDMVSKCQMLEEFAKTHNGYTTLVSCHVGIGSVGIVEFGNDAQKKKYLPKMATGEWLGAFALTEPDAGSNAANLKTTAKRIGDKYILNGMKHYITNAHDAHIFTVMAVTDPTKGARGITSFIVEKDTPGFSIGTPEKKLGLRGSHSAELYFEDVEIPIENRLGLEGEGYINALKILANGRAGMAARCLGSSEKLLDYSMQHTKERIQFNQPIFEFQVIQHMLADIALQIETLRSFTYSVAWKVDQGQRVVKEAAMVKLYGSEVYNRVADLALQIHGGLGYMKDYPIERFFRDARITRIYEGTSEIQRNIIASELSREYEAKV